The segment AGGAATAATTAGTGGGGTAGGCAGTACCCATCAAGGGCTCTTGAAAAGGACTCCAATCAGACGGGCATAGGAGGTGGTCCCCACTTAAGTAACAAGGATCTGGAAGCAAATATGCTTAGAAAATTGTTCGTTTCCACTTGGCCTCCAGGGTACAACCCACTGTCTGTCTGCATTTTCTTACGGACTGAGAAAGAACAAACCATTTCCTTTTGTCTTAGGAATGTTCACCTTTGTCTTTACCCAAATTTGTATTTCATATTCATTTAATATCAATTCATCAGTTAATATTTGGAGAGAATGAAATAAACACCCCTGAACTGGTCCTTATCTCTAGCTGGAGAGTTGGGTAACTCACAAGTAGATATCATCTCAAGAGACTGAAAGCTGACAGGAAGAGAATTAGCCTGGGAATCTGAGGCTAAGCCAGATGGGAGTCACTGGGACGGTttgcttcttccctctctcccatgCCAGCGCTGCCCCTTGTCATAGGATGTGGTTGTTATGGTGACAGTgtagagaggaggagaaggagtagAGGGCACCCTCAGACTTCTACGCCTCTAACCTGGCTCAAGTCCTGAGATGCCCACAGCCTGCTGAGGACACGACGAGGCCAAGAAGGCCCGGCAGTGGCTTCTTTGTGTCCCCGTCCCAGCATGCGGGCCCCAGGTGTTGGACTCCTCCCACGCACTTCTGGTGATTTTCTCTCAGGGTTTAGACACCCTCCTATGCTATCTTGTTTCCATCACGACTGTGTCAGCTCCATCCATCCTCGTCTGTTTAGCCCAATCTTTCCTTGGATACAAGGGAGCTACGCACAGCAAGGACCGTGTCCAGAGGCCGGGGTCCAGTTCCTGCTGTGCCGTTTTCCTCCAGCAGCTCATCCCAGCCTGAGTTCTGCTCAGGTAGGATCCCCGCCCCATCCATAGGCACCCAAGTGCCGGGCCACATTTCTAGGTGATTTATAATAGggggagtgaaaagtgaaagtgaaaccgtTAGTCCctgagtcacgtccgactcttggtgaccccatggactgtagcccgccaggctcctctgtccatggggattctccaggcaagaatactggagtgggttgccatgcccttctccagcggaccttcctgacccagggactgaaactaggtcccccacattgcaggcagattcttgaccatctcaGCCATAATAAGGGGAAGAGATAGATGAATATCTCAACACACCAAACAAAGGGTACTAAAGACAGAGATAAGAAGGACCGCTTAACAACAGGAAAGAACAACCCCAGAACACCTAAGCTGATATGTTTTGATGTGTGGACCTtgagtgtgtatttgtgtgtaaaGATTACAAAAGAGACTACAAAAGAATCAATGACTTTGAAAAGAACCAGAAAAAGTCGATTTTGTAAAGCCAAATGCAATTCGGAACTTTGACAGAGATCTGACGTTTAGACTTTTGcctaaagtgggaaaaaaaaaaaggattttatatTCCCTTTGACTTGTTCTCCTTAAAACTTTTGGACATCTTTAAAAGCACTTTTAGAATGAGGTTGTTTTGCCCTGGTCCCGGGCAGGGCCCAGTGCTGACGTCTTCAACTGAAATATAAATGGCACCGAAAACAGCACTAAATCAAATTCTGATGCTTTACTTATACATAAATGATtcagtataaattattttatttcctttgtgatttttctttgacCCATGGATTTTAAGACATATGTAGCTAATTCGCCATTAAGGAATGTGTAAAAAAAAGGTTAATAAACTGGGGTCTGAGATTGCCATCCTTTGAAAGGTCTGTGAGGTTGGTCCTTGGCTCTCATCTGGACACTTGGATTTTTCTCACCACTTGATAACAGAAAGGGGGACTCATTGTACTGAAATTATTTATACAAATAGTGTTTCTCGTGATGAACACCAGCTTCCCTTTGGGGAATCCAGAGTTTTGACCCATGCCAAGCACAGGGTACCCATATGCCTGAGCTCCTGTAAAAACCCCGAACACCTAGGTTCAGGCAAAGTTCCCTGGGAGACAGCGTTTCACGAGTCTCATAATCATTTGCTGCTGGAGCGATTGCTTCCTGTGTGGCTCCACTAGAAGAGGACCCTTTGAAGATGGGAATTGTCTTTCTCCAGATTTCCTCCACACTCCCCTTTCCTGTGACAATTTTGTTCTGGTTCCTTTACTCCACTCTGTCCAGGTACCTGTTAAGCCTTTCAAATAAACTTTTCATCTCTGttatcacatttttatttcaacattcccatttttaaacacaattttatGTGCTAAAATTCCCTTTTCACATGCATTGTCCACCTTTTCTATCACATCCTGATCCatgtttttcagttattttattttttattgggatatagttgctttacaatgtcatgttaatttctgctgtacaacaaagtgaatcagccacacatatacataaatctcctcttccttggatttccttcccatttaggtcaccacagagcattaagtagagttccccgtCCTATACAGTCAGTGCTCTTTAGCCTTCTATTTTTACATAGTATGTAtagtttctattttatacataacctATAgtgtatataggcttcccaggtagcgctagtggtaaagaacctgcctgccagttcaggagacataagagacacaggttcgatccctgggtcaggaagattccctggaggaggacatggcaacccactccagcattctcgcctagagaatccccatggacagaggagcctggagggctacagttcataggatcacaaagagtcagacaccactgaagcgacttagcacacacgtgcgCACACGGTGTATATATGccgatcccaatctcccaattcatcgcACCTCACTTCCCCAcatggtatccatacatttgtctgtgtctctattcttgctctgcaaataaattcatctttactactttctagattccacatctctgcattaatatatatatatatatatatatatatatatatatatatatatatttgtttttctctttctgacttacttaactctacATAACACCTGtattttttcagctattttaaaGTCCTTACTTTCTAGTTCCAACATTTGCACTATCTCTAGTTCTCCTTCTGTGATGACTCTGTTTTTGTCCAGGGGTTGAAACTCCTTTCCTTTTTGAGTGtctcatatgtttttattttttggcatgcTAGAGATAAAAACCATTGATGCTCAGAAAAGGGCCCACCTGCTCTGTCAGGCTTCTAGCACACATGCGCATGTGTGGGGGTGGTGGGCGTGGGAGTGGTCCTGCTTCAGTCGAACTTCTAGGTACCCAAGTCTAGTCTTGCATCTTTCTTTAGATTCTGTTCAACACTAGCCTCAAACATTTTGAAGGTAGGTCCAGGGTTTTCTTGGTATTAAGACACCTGCTCCGCGGTACCTTCTCATGCCAGCCCCAGCAAACTAACACAGATAGGAATGAAGGTATCAAAGTGGTATCTTTGACCAGGTTGTCCAGCATCAAAAAGGCAGAGAGTGAACAAAGTTCCCACACTATTGCAGCAAAATCATAATgatctttatttaaaatcagaGTCCACAGCGAGAAGCCATCCCACATGAGTATGTACATGCCTGATGCCCTGGGTTTCCCCATATCCCTCCATTCTTTCAGCTTCTGGACCATCACCAAAacctgtggggaaaaaaaaggtccCAGTTAGTGGACTGTTAGCACTGAACCCTGGCAAGCCAGGCCACATCTGTGGGCCCAGCGAACTGAAGCGAGCTTTTATTCCTTCAACCGTATTTACTGAGCCAGAGCTGTGTCACACACTCAACCCAGAGCAAAAAGATACAGGATAAGAGGAGAAGGTGGGGAACACTCCATTGTCTTCACTTCAGGAGTGGCTAGCCAACCCCTGTAGTTGGTgcctgggggcaggaggcaagGGGAGTAGAAGGCAAGCACAGGCCAGGCCTGGTCAGCACAGGCTCTGCCCAGAGCTGGGAAAAGCGGCTGCAGCCCCGGGAGAGGCCTTAGAattcctgtgtgtctctgtctgagGTCTGGACTGGGAGGCCTCCCTGGGCGGGACTTTCCACACTGGGCAGTTGAATCCCAACCTTTCAGTCACTAAACCTGGAACATCTACTTTCTGAGCAGTCTGGTTAAAGACCACCAGGGTCAGAATCAGATTCCCAGAACCCTTCCCAATATCTGCACAGTCAaaatctcctgtttgacaaccTCCCaggtcacacacatacatacacacacacacacacacacaaacaggagCCCCAGGCTCCACACCTTCTTTAAGTTTCTTCGTACAAGCATGGGTAATACCTTTTCAAGGAGTTTTAACAATTAAACAAGATAACACATACCCAGCACTTGGAGCCCCCAAGCTTCCAGGTGACCCAGTGACTGGGCAGTGTGTCggttgcgcagtcgtgtccgactctttgtgaccccatggactgtagccaggctcctctgtccatgggattctccagacaagaatcctggagtgggttgccatgccctcctccaacggatctttccgacccagggatcaaacccacatctcctgtgtctcctgcgttggcagccggttctttaccaccagcaccacctgagaagccctctagCAGTGACAGTGACGACTAAAGGTCCCTAAACATTAGAAATGTCTGATGTTTAAATATGATTAGCAAATGTTCAGTAATAAAATTCCAATGCAACTAAGTTTCGGGGGAAAAACCCTGAGAATACACAGGCTGAGGaaggccctggggcagaggtGGCCCCACTGCCACACACACCTTCCCGAGGTGGCCCCACTGCCACACACACCTTCCCGTCCCCTTCcgtccactccagtcttctcggGTCCCTGCTTCTCTCCTTCCGGGTCACCCTTCATGCTCTGTAGGTAGAATAATGACGAGGGAATGATGACGAGTGCCAGCCATGCCCTCACTCTCAGGCCGTGTCATCGCAGCAACTCCTCACACAGCCCTGAGGGGGCAGGCGGTGGCACGGTCTCTGTTTAAAGGGGAGCAACTGAGGAAGACAGAGGGTAGGGGTCTGCCAAGCACACAAGCAAGTCACACAGCTTGAACAGGGTGGGACCAGGAAAGGAAGCTGGGTAGGCTCTAGTCCAGACgcctgaggggtgtgtgtgtgtgtgtgtgtgtgtgtgtgcgcagtaTGCCTGTAGTGTGGTGTGAGTGGTGTATACTGTGTATataggggtgtgtgtgcgtgtgcgtgtgcaaTATGTCTGTAGTGTGATGTGAGTGGTGTGCACAGCATATacaagggtgtgtgtgtatctgatgtggtgtgtgtgtggtatgccTGTAGTGTGGTGTGAGTGGTGTGCACAGCATATacaagggtgtgtgtgtatctgatgtggtgtgtgtgtagtatGTCTGTAGTGTGGTGTGAGTGGTGTGTACAGTGTATATAGGATGTGTATGTGTGGTATGTCTGTAGtgtggtgtgagtggggtgtacAGTGTATATAGGGGTGTCTTTGTGATGTGGTGTGTAGTGTGTCTATAGTGTGGTATGAGTGGTGTATACAGTTTATATAGGGCTGTGCGTGTGGTATATCTGTTGTTTGAAGTGAGTggtatatacagtgtatatagGGCTCTGCGTGTCTGtagtatgtgtgtggtgtgagtgGTGTGCACAGTGTatatagggtgtgtgtgtgtgtgtatgtctttagTGTGCTGTGAGTGGTGTATACAGTGTAtatagggctgtgtgtgtgtgtgtagtatgtcTGTAGTGTGGTGAGTGGGGTGTACAGTGTATAtgggggggtgtgtgtgatggggtgtgtgtgtaatgTGTCTGTAGTGTGATGTGAGTGGTGGGCACAGTGTAtacaaggatgtgtgtgtgtgatatggtGTGTGTGGGtttgcacacgtgtgcacacatatGTGTAGGGAAGATCCTGGCAGGGTTAGGGTGCAGGACGCTGTCCTCGGAGCGGCACCTGCAGAGCACCCCTCGTCCTGCCCTGCAGAGCTTCTCCTTCCAGCCTCGCTCACAGAGGAGCCCTGGCCTCCTGCAGCCCCTCAGGGGAAGGGGTGAAAGCAGCAGGAAGCCCAACCAGGAGGGCAGCAGTGGGCAGGAGGCTGCCTCTTGCACCCCAGGCCCCTGTGCCTTCTGCTCCTTCCTCGCCCGTGCGGGACCGGGCCCCAGTGCACCCGGACTGTGGGCGGGCTGGGCCGGATGTGCTCACTGGATCGCGGCCTCCAGGACCTGCAGGGGTCCCTGACTGCCTGACCCCAGCGTGCTGAGGGGCTTCTCGTCCACAGGGTGAAGGGCCCCCAGCTGCGCACTGTCCTCTGACCGGCTGGCACAGCCCGGGCGGCTGACCTCCCCCGAGGAGTGGATTCTCTCCCATCATTTCCTGAGTGCGTTGCCCGGCTGGGCATCAGGTGGGAGATTATCTGCCTGCACAGGGGCCCGGGCACTATCAGCGGGGGTAGGCTGGCTGCCCGGGCCCTCAGCCTGGCTGCCCTTGGAAGAGTTCTGCAGGCAGCGCCGTGGGTTCCAGAGGGCAGAGATGATCCTCTTGTATTCCCTGCGGAAGTTCTGGTTCAGGAGCCCATAGACGATGGCGTTCAGGCAGCTGTTGAAATAGGCCAGGAAGTAGCTAGAGACGAACAGCCCCTCTGGCACCCGGGGAGCCACTTCTTCGGGGTCAATGGCCACGGCGAGGCCGATGCAGTTCAGCGGCGCCCAGCAGATGGCGAAGATCACAAAGACCACAAACATGCTCAGAAAGCTCCGCACGCGACCAGACCATGGGCGTGGCTTGCTCTCCGCCTTGACCTTCCTGCGGGCACGCAGCACCAGCACCCAGATGTGCAGGTAGCAGAAACACACAACAGCCACGGGCAGCAGGAAGTGCACGAGCACCACGGCCGCCGTGTATCCGGCGCTGGCCGTCTGCGCGAAGGTGCACGAGTAGACGCGCGGGTCGTACTCCAGGGACCCCACGAAGAAGTTGGGCAGAAGGACCAGCAGGGTGAGCAGCCAGACGAGGCCAACATAGACGGCGGCGTGCCGGCGGCGGCAGAGGCGGTGGTAGGTCACGCTGCGGCAGACGTAGCAGTAGCGGTCGACGGCGATGGCGGTGATGTTGAAGAC is part of the Bos javanicus breed banteng chromosome 29, ARS-OSU_banteng_1.0, whole genome shotgun sequence genome and harbors:
- the MTNR1B gene encoding melatonin receptor type 1B codes for the protein MPENGSFANCCEAGGRAESPRWTGAGGARPSGAPRPPWVAPALSAVLVVTTAVDIVGNLLVILSVLGNRKLRNAGNLFLVSLAFADLAVALYPYPLSLVAIFHDGWALGEVHCKASAFVMGLSVVGSVFNITAIAVDRYCYVCRSVTYHRLCRRRHAAVYVGLVWLLTLLVLLPNFFVGSLEYDPRVYSCTFAQTASAGYTAAVVLVHFLLPVAVVCFCYLHIWVLVLRARRKVKAESKPRPWSGRVRSFLSMFVVFVIFAICWAPLNCIGLAVAIDPEEVAPRVPEGLFVSSYFLAYFNSCLNAIVYGLLNQNFRREYKRIISALWNPRRCLQNSSKGSQAEGPGSQPTPADSARAPVQADNLPPDAQPGNALRK